The genome window GACGCCCAGGATAACGAGGAGGTGCGGACATGTCTCGGACCAACCGCGTCATCGCCGTCGGATTGGTGCTCATGATCCTCTTCTCAGTGGCAGGGTGCTCGGGCCAGTCTAAGCCGGCTCCGGAATGGGCTCTCGCCACGGCTTCCTCCGGTTCTAACCCGTACGTTCTAGGCGGCATCTTCAGTCAGGTCGTGAATGCCGCGCAGAAGTCGGTGCGCGTCTCCGCCCAGGTCACCCCGGGGTGGATCAAGAACCTGTCGCTGGTCGACTCAGGTGAGATGCAACTCGGGCAGGTAACGGCCGGCGATCTTAACGATGCATACGCCGGCACCGGTGGCTTTGACAAGAAGTACTCGAATCTGCGCGGGCTCTTCATTTACGGGAAGGAACCATTGGCGATAATCACCTTTGACAAGACGAAGATCACCTCGGTCGCCGGTCTGAAGGGCAAGAAAGTCCACATCGGCAGCCCCGGGAGCGCCACGGCGAAGTGCGCCGAGATCGTGTTGAAAGCCCATGACCTGACCCTCCAGGACATCAAGGTCTTCCAATTCACGACCGGTCAGGCCATCGAAGCTCTGCGCGACGGTCAGATCGATGCGGCCTTCGTCTTCGGCGTGCCGCCCGTCTCGGCCATCCAGGAACTGGCCGTCAGCCATCCGATTGTCCTGATTCCCATCGAGGAGCAGTATCGCAAGAAGATCTTTGACGCGACCGCCGGCTCTCTCGGACTGAGCACCATCACTGCCGGCAGCTACAAGGGCGTCGACAAGGATGTACCGACGGTGGCCTTCAAGTCGGCCCTGATGGCCAACGCCAACGCCGACCCGAAGCTGGTCTACGCCTTCGTCAAGGCCAGTTGGGACAAGCTCGACGAGCTTGACAAGATGCATCATGGGATGAAGGGCGAGTTCGGGATGGATCTGAAGACGGCGGTTGAAGGCCTGACCGTTCCGCTCCACCCGGGTGCGGAGAAGTACTTCAAGGAGATCGGGGTGCTCAAGTAAGCCGACCCGGGCAACCCCGATGACTGACCATCGACGGCTCCATTTCCTAAGGGGGGTTTGCCGTTGGCTTACAAGGACCTTCGGGCATTCATCGCCGAGTTGGAGAAACGCAGTCTGCTGAAGCGGGTTTCCGCGGAGGTCGATTGGGAGTACGAAATCGCCGGTTGGCTGAGAAAGGCCGCCGACATCAACGGCCCGAAGCCGGCCCTCTTGTTTGAAAACATCAAGGGTTACTCGTCCGATTACCGTCTGTTCTCGGGCGGGGCCGTTTCCTACCCTCATGTGGCTTTGGCCTTGGGTCTTGACCCCGGGACGACGCCCAAAGAGATCATCAACGTCTACAAGGAGAGGCTGAAGCGGCCGCTTCCACCGAGGCTGGTCAAAGATGGGCCGGTGAAGGAGAACGTCCATGTAGGTAACGACGTCAACGTCCTCGAGTTCCCGGTTCCTTGGTGGACCCCGCGAGACGGTGGGCGGTATGTCGGCACCTGGCATGGTAACGTGACCAAGAACCCGGTGACCGGCACCC of Bacillota bacterium contains these proteins:
- a CDS encoding TAXI family TRAP transporter solute-binding subunit translates to MSRTNRVIAVGLVLMILFSVAGCSGQSKPAPEWALATASSGSNPYVLGGIFSQVVNAAQKSVRVSAQVTPGWIKNLSLVDSGEMQLGQVTAGDLNDAYAGTGGFDKKYSNLRGLFIYGKEPLAIITFDKTKITSVAGLKGKKVHIGSPGSATAKCAEIVLKAHDLTLQDIKVFQFTTGQAIEALRDGQIDAAFVFGVPPVSAIQELAVSHPIVLIPIEEQYRKKIFDATAGSLGLSTITAGSYKGVDKDVPTVAFKSALMANANADPKLVYAFVKASWDKLDELDKMHHGMKGEFGMDLKTAVEGLTVPLHPGAEKYFKEIGVLK